Proteins from a single region of Haloterrigena alkaliphila:
- the nadA gene encoding quinolinate synthase NadA, which yields MVKMETAELETDLSLFKYDNLEQLPPRYRDLEADERTDRIEAALEELGDDVVILGHNYQRREIVEHADFVGDSYQLSKEAAEADAEYVIFGGVTFMAESADIITDDEQSVILPSMEASCPMAGMAEALQVDSAWAEITAAAPDADIVPITYMNSYADLKAFCASQGGLVCTSSNAHEAFEYAFEKGDKILFLPDKHLGENTAHRLGMEDEITEWDPWDPEGKDADEVAESDIVLWDGYCQVHERFREDHIEQIRAEHDDAKVIVHPECRREVVEAADVAGSTATICETVANADPGETWAIGTEIHLTNHLQRWHPEVNVLPLCGDACMDCNAMRQIDPNYLTWVLEELVEGRERNVIEVAPEEKELAGVALDRMLEI from the coding sequence ATGGTCAAAATGGAAACGGCGGAGCTGGAGACCGATCTCAGTCTGTTCAAATACGACAACCTCGAGCAGTTGCCGCCCCGGTACCGGGACCTCGAGGCGGACGAACGGACCGACCGCATCGAGGCGGCGCTCGAGGAACTCGGCGACGACGTCGTGATCCTCGGACACAACTACCAGCGACGCGAGATCGTCGAGCACGCCGACTTCGTCGGCGACTCCTACCAGCTCTCGAAGGAGGCCGCCGAGGCCGACGCCGAGTACGTGATCTTCGGCGGCGTCACGTTCATGGCCGAGAGCGCGGACATCATCACCGACGACGAGCAGTCCGTGATCCTCCCGAGCATGGAGGCGTCGTGTCCGATGGCCGGAATGGCCGAGGCCTTACAGGTCGATAGCGCGTGGGCCGAAATAACGGCGGCCGCGCCCGACGCCGACATCGTCCCGATCACCTACATGAACTCCTACGCGGATCTGAAAGCGTTCTGTGCGAGCCAGGGCGGGCTCGTCTGCACGTCCTCGAACGCCCACGAGGCGTTCGAGTACGCCTTCGAGAAGGGGGACAAGATCCTGTTCCTCCCCGACAAGCACCTCGGGGAGAACACGGCCCACCGGCTCGGCATGGAAGACGAGATCACCGAGTGGGACCCGTGGGATCCAGAGGGCAAGGACGCCGACGAGGTCGCCGAGAGCGACATCGTCCTCTGGGACGGCTACTGCCAGGTCCACGAGCGGTTCCGCGAGGACCACATCGAGCAGATCCGGGCCGAACACGACGACGCGAAGGTCATCGTCCACCCCGAGTGCCGTCGCGAAGTCGTCGAAGCGGCCGACGTGGCCGGCTCGACGGCGACGATCTGCGAGACGGTCGCAAACGCTGACCCCGGGGAGACGTGGGCGATCGGCACCGAGATCCACCTCACGAATCACCTGCAGCGCTGGCACCCCGAGGTGAACGTCCTCCCGCTCTGCGGCGACGCCTGCATGGACTGCAACGCCATGCGCCAGATCGATCCGAACTACCTCACTTGGGTGCTCGAGGAACTCGTCGAGGGCCGCGAACGCAACGTGATCGAGGTCGCTCCCGAGGAGAAGGAACTCGCGGGCGTCGCGCTCGACCGCATGCTCGAGATCTGA
- the gfo6 gene encoding D-xylose 1-dehydrogenase Gfo6 yields the protein MALEEALANFTRRDWETEPPGGTVRLAVVGVGGFARNRALPGIADGDYCETTALVTGSPDRTRTVAESFDVQHVLDYDSFLAGDHADTYDAVYVATPNATHAEYAVAAAERGNHVICEKPLATSRETAAELVDACEAAGVTLMTAYRLQTEPTIRRARELVRSDVVGDVVQVHGGFSHPLLEHAGPDSWRLDPDVAGGGALVDLGVYPLNTVRFLLEDDLAGVYATTHSSGPPFDAVDEHVAFQLEFESGATASCTASFDAHASSQLELVGTSGKIHVESPFGGVVPQEMVVESGDVRMEYTGPPVDEVREEFDYFGYCVLTETTPEPDGADGLTDLRAIEAAYESAETGCRVDLE from the coding sequence ATGGCACTCGAGGAGGCTCTCGCGAACTTCACGCGACGGGACTGGGAGACGGAGCCGCCCGGCGGGACGGTGCGGCTCGCGGTCGTCGGCGTCGGCGGATTCGCTCGGAATCGCGCGCTGCCGGGGATCGCCGACGGCGACTACTGCGAGACGACGGCCCTCGTGACGGGATCGCCCGACCGGACGCGAACGGTCGCCGAGTCGTTCGACGTCCAGCACGTCCTCGACTACGACTCGTTTCTGGCGGGCGACCACGCGGACACCTACGACGCGGTCTACGTCGCGACGCCCAACGCCACCCACGCCGAGTACGCCGTCGCCGCCGCCGAGCGCGGCAACCACGTCATCTGCGAGAAGCCGCTGGCGACGTCTCGCGAGACGGCCGCGGAGCTCGTCGACGCCTGCGAGGCGGCCGGCGTGACGCTGATGACCGCGTATCGACTCCAGACCGAACCGACGATCCGCCGGGCCCGCGAACTCGTCCGGAGCGACGTCGTCGGCGACGTCGTGCAGGTCCACGGCGGCTTCTCGCATCCGCTGCTCGAGCACGCCGGCCCCGATAGCTGGCGTCTCGACCCCGACGTCGCGGGCGGCGGCGCGCTGGTCGATCTCGGGGTCTACCCGCTCAATACGGTCCGGTTTCTCCTCGAGGACGACCTCGCGGGCGTCTACGCCACGACCCACTCGAGCGGCCCGCCGTTCGACGCGGTCGACGAACACGTGGCGTTCCAACTCGAGTTCGAATCCGGCGCGACGGCCTCGTGTACGGCCAGTTTCGACGCCCATGCCAGCAGCCAGCTCGAGCTGGTCGGCACCTCGGGAAAGATCCACGTCGAGTCCCCGTTCGGCGGCGTCGTCCCACAGGAGATGGTCGTCGAGAGCGGCGACGTCCGCATGGAGTACACCGGGCCGCCGGTCGACGAGGTCCGCGAGGAGTTCGACTACTTCGGCTACTGCGTGCTGACGGAAACGACGCCCGAACCCGACGGTGCCGACGGGCTGACGGACCTGCGCGCGATCGAGGCCGCCTACGAGTCCGCGGAGACGGGATGTCGGGTCGACCTCGAGTGA
- a CDS encoding LLM class flavin-dependent oxidoreductase — MDVGLMVTSFGDVELADVAVRAEELAYDAVWVGELWGESGVVQLTEMACRTEAIELGSAILNVYSRSPAVLAMTAASLQRAADGRFTLGVGTSTAKAVEGLHGMAFDRPVRRAHETIELVREFTAGDGRVDYDGQLLEAADFPALDVPLPIYHAGLGPANRRVVGRLCDGWIPHNIPFSALDEAFEEVASAARERDRDPDEIEIAPYVPSAVNEDPDEARETLRRHVAYYVGSGEGYRRAVAMAYPDRADRIAEAWRGGDKRGAAEAVTDAMIEDLGVAGTPDEARDQLRALVAETGIDHPIVVVPEPASSETIESTIEALAPEKL; from the coding sequence ATGGACGTCGGACTCATGGTGACATCGTTCGGCGACGTCGAGCTAGCCGACGTCGCCGTTCGGGCGGAAGAACTGGCCTACGACGCCGTCTGGGTCGGCGAGCTCTGGGGCGAGAGCGGCGTCGTTCAGCTGACCGAGATGGCCTGTCGGACCGAGGCGATCGAACTGGGGAGCGCGATCCTGAACGTCTACTCGCGGTCGCCGGCCGTCCTCGCGATGACCGCCGCGTCGCTGCAGCGGGCCGCGGACGGCCGGTTCACGCTCGGCGTCGGGACGAGCACGGCGAAAGCCGTCGAGGGCCTCCACGGGATGGCGTTCGATCGGCCCGTCCGTCGGGCCCACGAGACGATCGAACTCGTCCGCGAGTTCACGGCGGGCGACGGCCGGGTCGACTACGACGGCCAACTGCTCGAGGCCGCGGACTTCCCCGCGCTGGACGTGCCGCTCCCGATCTACCACGCGGGTCTCGGCCCCGCGAACCGTCGCGTCGTCGGCCGGCTCTGCGACGGCTGGATTCCGCACAACATCCCGTTTTCCGCGCTGGACGAGGCCTTCGAGGAGGTCGCGAGCGCGGCCCGCGAACGCGACCGCGACCCGGACGAGATCGAGATCGCCCCCTACGTCCCGTCGGCGGTCAACGAGGACCCCGACGAGGCACGCGAGACGCTGCGCCGTCACGTCGCCTACTACGTCGGCAGCGGCGAGGGGTACCGCCGAGCGGTCGCGATGGCGTACCCCGACCGCGCGGACCGGATCGCCGAGGCGTGGCGCGGCGGCGACAAACGCGGGGCCGCCGAGGCGGTCACCGACGCGATGATCGAGGATCTCGGCGTCGCCGGGACGCCCGACGAGGCCCGCGACCAGTTGCGAGCGCTCGTCGCCGAGACGGGGATCGACCACCCGATCGTCGTGGTTCCGGAACCGGCCTCGAGCGAGACGATCGAGTCGACGATCGAGGCGCTAGCGCCCGAGAAGTTGTAG
- a CDS encoding HalOD1 output domain-containing protein, giving the protein MNGLRSERPSPPAHRAHFDPTGSGQLSSAIVRAIVTATDRSPGQLTPLYEAIDPDALERLLEHAATSTVDAAAFGLEFSVDDLEVVVTGDGGISVYDCGDDPEPDEGTGSESGVEFEYEQ; this is encoded by the coding sequence ATGAACGGCCTCCGCTCCGAACGCCCGTCTCCGCCCGCTCACCGCGCCCACTTCGACCCGACCGGCTCCGGCCAGCTCTCGAGTGCGATCGTTCGCGCGATCGTGACCGCCACGGACCGGTCTCCGGGGCAACTCACGCCGCTGTACGAAGCGATCGATCCCGACGCCCTCGAGCGACTGCTCGAGCACGCGGCCACCTCGACGGTCGACGCGGCGGCGTTCGGCCTCGAGTTCAGCGTCGACGACCTCGAGGTCGTCGTCACCGGCGACGGCGGGATTTCGGTGTACGACTGCGGCGACGACCCCGAACCGGATGAGGGCACCGGGTCCGAGAGCGGCGTCGAGTTCGAGTACGAACAGTAA
- a CDS encoding helix-turn-helix domain-containing protein translates to MSETRVIAEITLVHPELVLTPTIQAIPEMTTDLEYQTIAGPGEYYLFFEAYGGDFDEFDRVVADDPTVSEPSVVIDGGEFRVYRMRLTSAERLVLPRAAELGMRVLHATNGRGGWVATLEVPALEALREFREHCRAKDVSFTVERLYHAEDADYEAGQGYGLTPVQRETLVTAYERGYFEDPRDASVEDLADALGVSSSAVSGRLRRGLGALIEHTVIR, encoded by the coding sequence ATGAGCGAGACGCGGGTCATCGCCGAAATCACGCTCGTTCACCCGGAGCTCGTGCTCACGCCGACGATCCAGGCGATCCCCGAGATGACCACCGACCTCGAGTACCAGACGATCGCGGGGCCCGGGGAGTACTACCTCTTCTTCGAGGCCTACGGCGGCGACTTCGACGAGTTCGACCGCGTCGTCGCCGACGATCCGACCGTTTCGGAACCGTCGGTCGTCATCGACGGCGGCGAGTTCCGCGTCTACCGCATGCGGCTGACCTCGGCGGAACGGCTGGTGCTACCGCGCGCCGCCGAACTCGGGATGCGGGTCCTCCACGCCACGAACGGCCGCGGCGGCTGGGTCGCGACCCTCGAGGTGCCGGCGCTCGAGGCGCTGCGGGAGTTTCGAGAGCACTGCCGGGCGAAGGACGTCTCGTTTACCGTCGAGCGGCTCTACCACGCCGAGGACGCCGACTACGAGGCGGGGCAGGGGTACGGCCTGACGCCGGTCCAGCGGGAGACGCTCGTCACCGCCTACGAGCGGGGCTACTTCGAGGATCCGCGAGACGCTTCGGTCGAGGACCTCGCGGACGCGCTCGGCGTCTCATCCTCGGCGGTCAGCGGTCGCCTCCGTCGGGGCCTGGGGGCGCTGATCGAGCACACGGTGATTCGCTGA
- a CDS encoding amidohydrolase: MTDAADLLLTNAAVHSLADPDVVHEAIAVRDGEIVRLGDEYGIGFLEGVETDVIDCEGRVVLPGFVDAHTHMEQLGQHLVHADLSSAGSAAECVSLLEARAAETDRERVLGFGYDESEWDDGRTEPLTRADLDRVSEERPVVAMRVDLHTASLNSVALERFRDELPDDDLRYSNGEPNGVVVEDAAEAVRRDLTAGREEMREVLAAATARAVELGVTGVHDKVRGSTAPRVYRELAADGDLPLRVRIDYWSDHLEALREVGLGTNAGDDRVRTGAIKSFSDGSFGSRTARLREPYADAGTDEREADGDGDDESEAESGDDRGQWVVDPDDLAALVDRADGAGYQVCVHAIGDEAIEETLSALENTANPGGRRHRIEHAELATDDQLERMADAGIVASMQPNFHRWAREGGLYDRRLGRERRNRTNRFRRVLEAGAPLAFGSDCMPLDPLLGIHHAVTAPTDAQRLTVTEALRAYTRGAASAGFDEDRLGTLEVGKRADLVVLEESPWEESDRIDEIDVATTIVDGEIVYDGRE; the protein is encoded by the coding sequence ATGACCGACGCTGCCGACCTGTTGCTGACGAACGCGGCGGTCCACTCCCTCGCCGATCCCGATGTCGTTCACGAGGCGATCGCCGTGCGCGACGGCGAGATCGTCCGTCTGGGCGACGAGTACGGGATCGGATTTCTCGAGGGAGTCGAGACCGACGTGATCGACTGCGAGGGCCGGGTGGTCCTGCCCGGGTTCGTCGACGCGCACACGCACATGGAGCAACTGGGCCAGCACCTGGTTCACGCCGACCTCTCGAGCGCCGGGAGCGCGGCGGAGTGCGTGTCGCTGCTGGAAGCGCGGGCCGCGGAGACCGATCGCGAACGTGTCCTCGGGTTCGGCTACGACGAGAGCGAGTGGGACGACGGGCGTACGGAACCGCTCACGCGCGCGGACCTCGACCGCGTCAGCGAGGAGCGCCCCGTCGTCGCCATGCGAGTCGACCTCCACACCGCGTCGCTGAACTCGGTCGCCCTCGAGCGGTTCCGGGACGAGCTGCCCGACGACGACCTCCGCTATTCGAACGGTGAACCGAACGGCGTCGTCGTCGAGGACGCCGCGGAGGCCGTCCGGCGAGACCTGACGGCCGGCCGCGAGGAGATGCGCGAAGTCCTCGCGGCGGCGACGGCCCGCGCGGTCGAACTGGGGGTCACCGGGGTCCACGACAAGGTCCGGGGCTCGACGGCGCCGCGGGTCTACCGCGAGCTGGCCGCCGACGGCGACCTGCCGCTGCGCGTCAGGATCGACTACTGGAGCGATCACCTCGAGGCCCTGCGCGAGGTCGGACTGGGGACGAACGCGGGCGACGACCGCGTGCGAACGGGGGCGATCAAGTCCTTCTCCGACGGGAGTTTCGGGAGCCGGACGGCACGGCTCCGGGAGCCGTACGCGGATGCGGGCACGGACGAGCGCGAGGCCGACGGCGACGGCGACGACGAATCCGAAGCCGAATCCGGCGACGACCGCGGTCAGTGGGTCGTCGACCCCGACGACCTCGCCGCGCTCGTCGACCGCGCCGACGGCGCGGGCTATCAGGTCTGCGTCCACGCCATCGGCGACGAGGCGATCGAGGAGACGCTATCGGCGCTCGAGAATACCGCCAACCCTGGCGGCCGGCGCCACCGGATCGAGCACGCGGAACTGGCGACCGACGACCAACTCGAGCGCATGGCCGACGCGGGAATCGTCGCCTCGATGCAGCCGAACTTCCACCGCTGGGCCCGAGAGGGAGGGCTCTACGACCGGCGGCTGGGGCGGGAACGGCGGAATCGAACGAACCGGTTCCGCCGGGTGCTCGAGGCCGGCGCCCCGCTCGCCTTCGGCTCGGACTGCATGCCACTGGATCCGCTACTCGGGATTCACCACGCCGTCACCGCCCCGACCGACGCCCAGCGGCTGACGGTCACCGAGGCGCTGCGCGCCTACACGCGCGGCGCGGCCTCCGCCGGGTTCGACGAGGATCGACTCGGCACCCTCGAGGTCGGCAAACGCGCGGATCTGGTGGTGCTCGAAGAGTCGCCGTGGGAGGAGTCCGATCGAATCGACGAGATCGACGTCGCGACGACGATCGTCGACGGCGAGATCGTCTACGACGGCCGCGAGTGA
- the hmgA gene encoding hydroxymethylglutaryl-CoA reductase (NADPH) → MTDPEDLAERVREGDLRLHELEDHADNDTAARARRLLLERETGTELEAIGDYTFPAAAAEPNIENMIGAAQVPMGVVGPVDVAGGAADGEHYLPLATTEGALLASVNRGLGVIRSAGGADARVTKNGMTRAPVFRVEGVAEAAETVEWVNDNTEALAEAAESTTSHGELLDVEPYVVGDSVYLRFAYDTKDAMGMNMATIATGEACEIVERETPASLVALSGNLCSDKKPAAINAVEGRGRSVTADAVIPGELVEDRLHTTPEAIAEANTRKNLTGSAKAGSLGFNAHAANVVAAAFLATGQDEAQVVEAANTITTMDAREREDGTTDLYASVSLASLEVGTVGGGTKLPTQSEALEVLGLRGGGDPPGSNADALAEIIAVGALAGELSLLGALSSRHLASAHEDLGR, encoded by the coding sequence ATGACCGACCCCGAGGACCTCGCCGAACGAGTACGCGAGGGCGACCTTCGCCTGCACGAACTCGAGGACCACGCCGACAACGACACCGCGGCCAGGGCCCGCCGGCTGTTGCTCGAGCGCGAGACCGGGACGGAACTCGAGGCGATCGGCGACTACACCTTCCCCGCGGCAGCCGCGGAGCCGAACATCGAGAACATGATCGGCGCCGCGCAGGTGCCGATGGGCGTCGTCGGCCCCGTCGACGTCGCGGGCGGCGCGGCCGACGGCGAGCACTACCTGCCGCTGGCGACGACCGAGGGCGCCCTGCTCGCCTCGGTCAACCGCGGGCTGGGCGTCATTCGCTCCGCGGGCGGCGCGGACGCCCGCGTGACGAAAAACGGGATGACCCGCGCCCCGGTGTTTCGCGTCGAGGGCGTCGCGGAGGCCGCCGAGACCGTCGAGTGGGTCAACGACAACACCGAGGCGCTGGCCGAAGCCGCCGAGTCCACCACGAGCCACGGCGAACTGCTCGACGTCGAACCGTACGTCGTCGGCGACTCCGTTTACCTGCGCTTCGCCTACGACACCAAGGACGCGATGGGGATGAACATGGCCACCATCGCGACCGGCGAGGCCTGCGAGATCGTCGAACGCGAGACTCCCGCCTCGCTCGTCGCGCTCTCGGGCAACCTCTGCTCGGACAAGAAACCCGCCGCCATCAACGCCGTCGAGGGCCGCGGGCGCTCCGTCACCGCCGACGCCGTGATCCCCGGCGAACTCGTCGAGGACCGACTGCACACCACTCCCGAGGCCATCGCGGAGGCGAACACCCGCAAGAACCTCACCGGGAGCGCCAAGGCGGGCAGTTTAGGGTTCAACGCCCACGCCGCGAACGTCGTCGCCGCGGCCTTCCTCGCGACCGGCCAGGACGAGGCCCAGGTCGTCGAGGCCGCAAATACGATTACGACCATGGACGCTCGCGAGCGCGAGGACGGCACCACCGACCTCTACGCCAGCGTCTCGCTGGCCTCGCTCGAGGTCGGCACCGTCGGCGGCGGCACGAAACTGCCGACGCAGTCCGAGGCGCTCGAGGTCCTCGGCCTCCGCGGCGGCGGCGATCCGCCGGGGTCGAACGCCGACGCGCTCGCCGAGATCATCGCCGTCGGCGCGCTGGCCGGCGAACTCTCCCTGCTCGGGGCGCTCTCCTCGCGACACCTCGCGAGCGCCCACGAGGACCTCGGGCGCTAG
- a CDS encoding DUF5817 domain-containing protein, whose product MYAVVGCSECSNLWIIEGRSETTQCPRCGSRKAYEKRKKFVETDDAAHARDVRASMLANRQGEGEAFAELDSFDALEEQVADGVVDDDEYLEESGLDVGEVDAAGDRDPRGPNRSGSKKEIVEQALEELERPTEDEVVDYAGERGVSAEYVRNALEKLVGRGEVSESRGRYRRL is encoded by the coding sequence ATGTACGCCGTCGTCGGCTGTAGCGAGTGTTCGAACCTCTGGATCATCGAGGGACGCTCCGAGACGACCCAGTGTCCCCGCTGTGGCTCGCGCAAGGCCTACGAGAAGCGCAAGAAGTTCGTCGAGACCGACGACGCGGCCCACGCCCGCGACGTCCGCGCCTCGATGCTCGCCAACCGACAGGGCGAGGGCGAGGCGTTCGCCGAACTGGACTCCTTCGATGCCCTCGAGGAGCAGGTCGCCGACGGCGTCGTCGACGACGACGAGTACCTCGAGGAGTCCGGCCTCGACGTCGGCGAGGTCGACGCCGCGGGCGACCGCGACCCGCGCGGGCCGAATCGCAGCGGCAGCAAGAAGGAAATCGTCGAGCAGGCGCTCGAGGAACTCGAGCGGCCGACCGAGGACGAGGTGGTCGACTACGCCGGCGAGCGCGGCGTGTCGGCGGAGTACGTCCGGAACGCCCTCGAGAAACTCGTCGGACGCGGCGAGGTGAGCGAGAGTCGCGGTCGGTACCGACGACTGTAG
- a CDS encoding cupin domain-containing protein — protein MERVSLDDLEPSEAADGVHLALMAGTDSMNVQHFEIEPEAVVEEHSHPHEQTGFVYEGELVFFLEGKEIVCGPGDSFAIPGDQPHAAENRGDEAVRGVDIFSPPRENPSWQEE, from the coding sequence ATGGAACGCGTGTCACTCGACGACCTCGAGCCGTCGGAAGCCGCCGACGGCGTCCACCTCGCACTGATGGCCGGCACCGATTCGATGAACGTCCAGCACTTCGAGATCGAACCCGAAGCCGTCGTCGAGGAGCACAGCCACCCCCACGAGCAGACGGGATTCGTTTACGAGGGCGAACTGGTCTTCTTCCTCGAGGGAAAGGAGATCGTCTGCGGCCCCGGCGACTCGTTCGCGATTCCGGGCGACCAGCCCCACGCGGCCGAGAACCGCGGCGACGAGGCCGTCCGCGGCGTCGACATCTTCAGCCCGCCGCGGGAGAATCCGAGCTGGCAGGAGGAGTAG
- a CDS encoding SDR family NAD(P)-dependent oxidoreductase codes for MSTLDEDVIVVTGASRGLGRAMVERFAEEGARVVLTARDEDRMNEIAAELPGESLVVPADVRDSEAVEQVIDRTIDEFGRIDTLVNNAGVSLLGMYDERNRLEDISEEDWDTVLEVNLKGVFLFTRAVLPHMYEQEHGNVINISSGLGRHAIGGAAPYVSSKWGLEGLTRTTALEGEEHGVTANALDPGGRVDTDIWAHLPDEEREQILDPDVMNDAAVLLASQGPDGVSGESMPAEEWEQRLG; via the coding sequence ATGTCGACGCTAGACGAGGACGTAATCGTGGTAACGGGCGCAAGTCGGGGCCTCGGCCGCGCGATGGTCGAACGGTTCGCCGAGGAGGGAGCGCGGGTCGTGCTCACCGCCCGCGACGAGGACCGGATGAACGAAATCGCCGCCGAACTACCCGGCGAATCGCTCGTCGTTCCCGCGGACGTCCGCGATAGCGAGGCCGTCGAGCAGGTGATCGACCGGACCATCGACGAGTTCGGCCGCATCGACACGCTGGTCAACAACGCCGGCGTCAGCCTGCTCGGCATGTACGACGAGCGGAACCGACTCGAGGACATCTCCGAGGAAGACTGGGACACCGTCCTCGAGGTCAACCTGAAGGGCGTCTTCCTGTTCACCCGCGCCGTCCTCCCCCACATGTACGAGCAGGAGCACGGGAACGTCATCAACATCTCCTCCGGACTCGGTCGCCACGCCATCGGCGGCGCTGCTCCCTACGTCAGTTCGAAGTGGGGCCTCGAGGGGCTGACGCGGACGACCGCGCTCGAGGGCGAAGAGCACGGCGTCACCGCCAACGCGCTCGACCCCGGCGGACGGGTCGACACCGACATCTGGGCGCACCTCCCCGACGAGGAGCGCGAGCAGATCCTCGACCCCGACGTGATGAACGACGCCGCTGTCCTCCTCGCTTCGCAGGGACCCGACGGCGTCAGCGGCGAGTCGATGCCGGCCGAGGAGTGGGAGCAGCGGCTCGGGTAG
- a CDS encoding TRAM domain-containing protein: MKVSDQLLCLFSGRIEERDGSYVVEIPERELELGDVDDGRTYRVALVSPPEEETEDAKPDAETGTEPERESTPADHRLEPPVEAGETRTVEIEDVGEQGDGITRVERGFVVIVSGADTGERVRIEITQVQENVAFADVIERLDYYE, from the coding sequence ATGAAGGTTTCTGATCAGCTTCTGTGCCTGTTTTCCGGACGAATCGAGGAACGAGACGGCTCGTACGTCGTCGAGATTCCCGAACGAGAACTCGAGTTAGGGGACGTAGACGACGGCCGGACGTACCGGGTCGCGCTGGTGTCTCCCCCCGAAGAAGAGACGGAAGACGCGAAACCGGACGCGGAGACGGGGACGGAACCGGAACGAGAATCGACGCCAGCGGACCACCGACTGGAACCGCCCGTCGAAGCCGGCGAGACGCGGACGGTCGAAATCGAGGACGTCGGCGAGCAAGGCGACGGGATCACCCGCGTCGAACGCGGCTTCGTCGTCATCGTGTCGGGTGCGGACACCGGCGAGCGGGTCCGGATCGAGATCACCCAGGTGCAGGAAAACGTCGCCTTCGCCGACGTCATCGAGCGCCTCGATTACTACGAGTGA
- a CDS encoding GNAT family N-acetyltransferase: protein MDDIDVRIADTEDERADAFAVRRTVFVEEQGVDEDLEYDEHDETATHFVATDGDDPIGAARLREYEDGVGKVERVAVLESRREEGVGRELMVAVENRARETGLEALKLHSQTRAADFYRRLGYERRGEEFTEAGIPHVEMRKSLE, encoded by the coding sequence ATGGACGACATCGACGTTCGCATCGCCGACACCGAGGACGAACGCGCGGACGCCTTCGCCGTCCGACGGACGGTGTTCGTCGAGGAGCAAGGCGTCGACGAGGACCTCGAGTACGACGAGCACGACGAGACGGCGACGCACTTCGTCGCGACCGACGGCGACGACCCGATCGGCGCCGCCCGGTTGCGGGAGTACGAGGACGGCGTCGGCAAGGTCGAACGGGTCGCCGTCCTCGAGTCGCGCCGCGAAGAGGGGGTCGGCCGGGAGCTGATGGTCGCCGTCGAGAACCGCGCCCGCGAAACGGGGCTCGAGGCGCTGAAACTCCACTCGCAGACCCGCGCCGCCGACTTCTACCGACGACTCGGCTACGAACGCCGCGGCGAGGAGTTTACCGAGGCGGGGATCCCCCACGTCGAGATGCGGAAGTCCCTGGAGTGA
- a CDS encoding NUDIX hydrolase — translation MDPSLEPDTLRDRDDVEFQTETRTLSAPEFETAQSLESRVTVGIINAAGEVLLVADGARDWTLPGVSVGANAEWGDAARRAIESLTGLEAEVDEPIRVREVAFREEGESDRQRRTYDVLVRTTPVSGRPVAEEPTIGDDDVADLIWLDRVPEGVSDGLAADVRSVLERSSD, via the coding sequence ATGGACCCTTCCCTCGAGCCGGATACCCTGCGCGACCGCGACGACGTCGAGTTTCAGACGGAGACGCGCACCCTCTCCGCGCCGGAGTTCGAGACCGCACAGAGCCTCGAGAGTCGCGTGACGGTCGGTATCATCAACGCCGCGGGCGAGGTGCTCCTCGTCGCCGACGGCGCCCGCGACTGGACGCTGCCCGGCGTTTCCGTCGGGGCGAACGCGGAGTGGGGCGACGCCGCTCGCCGCGCGATCGAATCGCTGACCGGCCTCGAGGCCGAGGTCGACGAGCCGATTCGCGTCCGGGAGGTCGCGTTCCGAGAAGAAGGCGAGTCTGACCGGCAGCGACGGACGTACGACGTCCTCGTCCGGACGACCCCGGTCTCCGGCCGCCCCGTCGCGGAGGAACCGACGATCGGGGACGACGACGTCGCGGACCTCATCTGGCTCGATCGGGTCCCCGAGGGCGTGTCGGACGGCCTCGCGGCCGACGTTCGATCGGTCCTCGAGCGGTCGTCGGACTGA